The genomic interval GGTGATGCCTGGCTAAGCGTGATATACAGGCAAGTGGTGAAAGCAGAAATCAGCACACAGGCCAGCAGCAGTCTGGGAATCTTTGGGGAGATATTCCGCTTCAGCAGGAGAAACACTGAGTGTTGGAAGTTGGTAATCTTCACACAGTACAAGCTGTTGAGCAAGGTCACAAACCAGagactgcttgagtccaaaaACATGAAACACAACACAAAAAAAACAGACAGGTAGACTGACCTTTCCTTATTTGAAGAGACTAAATAGATGGTGTTCACCAGAAATAGTCCCAGCATAAGAAACCTGGTGATGCTCAAGCTGAACAGGATCCTTTCAGAAGAGGAGATTCTATGGCTTTTGACCCAAGTTTTATAATTGACCACTGTAATAAACAGACTCACAATGATtcctacaaaatttaaaataactgaggCAATAGTAGCAGAGAAATAGAATAACCAAAGCATCTTTACTCATTGAGGATTCAGCAGCTGTGGTGCTGATAGTGGAGGCAGGAGAAATACCAAAATGTATAAGCAGACACCAGTATCCTGCCAGAAGGAcatctcctttttaatttttccccagCGTGGTAAATGAGCCATCAATGATCTAAGGGCCAGCTGCTTTTACTGAGATGCAAATCTTCCAAGGATTGCATTACTATTTCTTCATGTATCCTGTTCTCCCTAGAAATGCCTAATTACAGCGAGCCTAGGTGATCCTGGGAGTCCAATCCTCCAAGAGCAggagggtgagagggaggagTCACAACAGGCTCCAAAAATTTAGAATCCAAATTGGAAAGCTCGAGTCCAGCAATGTTTCTGTCACTGTTTTACGGTAaagtttttcttcataaaaatgcCAGAATAGGGTGGAAATCCTCATTCCTCACTCCTACCCACCTACCTTCTAGCCTCATATTCATGGATGACCAGAAtccaatttctctctctcctctaatCTGTTGCTGCCACAACCAGTTTCTCCAACTGTAATTCTGGCCATGCCAATGCCACTCTTTCAACCGTAGTGACTCACCTACAGTGATTTACAGGGATCTAATAGATCAAGTTCAAAGACCCAATATCTCCTTGAAAAAACCTTTCTCAATGAATCCCATCCTTTCTGATGCCCTTTGCTTTGCATTCTCTATCTACATACATAGATTTGTGCCATAACCATTTGCTATGTTCtggtttttcttagaaaaaattaAGTCAACCCTTGTAggtgtttcctttataaatctgGGTTTATGTTTAGATCACATATGGCTATTTTCTCTTAGGCATTTAACTGTCAATCCACGTACCCTGAAATGAGATACACAGTAATGCATTGGTTGCAGTTTTGTGAGCCAAACAGCTAGGCATCTCATTGCTGGATTTCTCTGTGCTTGCTCAGATGGGAAATGGCACAATATCCCTGGCAAATGATATTATGGCGGACCACAGGTGAATGTAAGAGTATGGCATCTCTTATCTACTCTAGCAGCTGAATGAAACCAAGGTGCAATCCTGGATACGGCCACATATGTTACCAAATTAGCATTAAGGTACAGCACAAAGTCCTACTGCCAAGTCCAAATAGAAATAGACAAGAAAAAGGAGCTAAGATATAATGATAATCAGGTCCAGAAGAGGTGAATACATTCATGAGGCCCTTTAAGACAGATGACAGGAAGGCAAGCCTGGAGAAATTCTCTGACCTGGTGCCCAGGTGCTTACAGAAGCTTTTTATTCAAAACTAACAGGCACTGATAGAGGCATGCCCACATCAGTTAAATAGGCAAACAGAATGAGCCAGGAAGACTATgactaaaaggaaaattatagcacAGATTTCTAATTAATTATCCATAGATGGCTGCATTAAAGTGAAGTTAAAATATTACTAACATcacatttaaacaaaataaataatatagagtaaaccataagaaataaatgtggCCAAAAGAGCAGGAATCCCAGAATTA from Rhinopithecus roxellana isolate Shanxi Qingling chromosome 6, ASM756505v1, whole genome shotgun sequence carries:
- the TAS2R4 gene encoding taste receptor type 2 member 4 — protein: MLWLFYFSATIASVILNFVGIIVSLFITVVNYKTWVKSHRISSSERILFSLSITRFLMLGLFLVNTIYLVSSNKERSVYLSVFFVLCFMFLDSSSLWFVTLLNSLYCVKITNFQHSVFLLLKRNISPKIPRLLLACVLISAFTTCLYITLSQASPFPALVTERNNTSFNISDGILSLVVSFVLSSSLQFIINVTSASLLIYSLRRHIQKMQKNATGFWNPQMEAHVGAMKLMIYFLILYIPYSVATLVQYLPFYAGMDMGTKSICLIFATLYSPGHSVLIIITHPKLKTAAKKILCFKK